In Saprospiraceae bacterium, a genomic segment contains:
- a CDS encoding bifunctional nuclease family protein, with amino-acid sequence MPNQDNKLLELEIIALSHSVTQSQNYAIVLGELEGNRRLPIVIGGYEAQAIAVVLERMTPNRPLTHDLFKNALSSFGIEIKEIIISNLVDGIFYSELICEKDGEILKIDSRTSDALALAVRFECPIFTYEFIMDAAGVVLDETEEETVKKPVKKEEPMKSFNSYSTQDLESLLKKVLEEENYEKAAHIRDELNRRK; translated from the coding sequence ATGCCCAATCAGGACAATAAATTACTGGAACTCGAAATTATAGCTTTGTCACATAGTGTGACGCAATCACAGAATTATGCGATTGTTTTAGGAGAATTAGAGGGAAACCGACGACTACCAATTGTTATTGGTGGATATGAAGCACAAGCGATTGCGGTAGTCCTGGAAAGGATGACTCCAAACAGACCTTTGACTCATGATCTTTTTAAAAATGCTCTGTCTTCTTTTGGTATTGAAATCAAAGAAATTATCATTAGCAATTTAGTCGATGGTATATTTTACTCTGAACTCATCTGCGAAAAGGATGGTGAGATTTTAAAAATAGATTCCAGAACTTCTGATGCATTAGCATTAGCTGTCCGATTTGAGTGTCCAATATTTACTTATGAATTTATCATGGATGCAGCCGGCGTAGTACTTGATGAAACAGAAGAAGAAACGGTTAAAAAGCCTGTTAAAAAAGAAGAGCCCATGAAATCTTTTAACAGCTATAGTACCCAAGATCTTGAGTCCTTACTCAAAAAGGTTTTGGAGGAAGAAAACTATGAAAAAGCTGCACACATCAGGGATGAATTAAACCGGCGTAAATAG
- a CDS encoding electron transfer flavoprotein subunit alpha/FixB family protein, which produces MILVICESKSGSLSKNSAEALSFGISIAQSSGKKVTALVPSILDKTALQQFKLDHIYSFNAVHEMDAENYSKLIDLVCQKLQPEYLICSNNSLGKAMGGKLSVKLNAGLISNVIGYHFIDGKLQFKKSVFSGKAFAWYQAETFPCIISLLPHAFGVLESQAMNVNLVEDLNYNLEPSPIIHKELNLAKGKTPLTEADVVVSGGRGLKEAANFSMIEELAELLNAGTACSRPVADAGWRPHHEHVGQTGTAIRPNVYIAVGISGAIQHLAGVNNSKKIIVINKDADAPFFKAADYGICGDLFEVVPKLIEALRKCK; this is translated from the coding sequence ATGATATTAGTAATTTGTGAGTCGAAGTCTGGAAGTTTATCTAAAAATTCAGCCGAAGCCTTAAGTTTTGGAATTTCAATTGCCCAATCTAGCGGAAAAAAAGTAACAGCTCTTGTTCCTTCAATTCTGGATAAAACGGCGCTCCAACAATTTAAATTAGATCATATTTATAGTTTTAATGCAGTTCATGAAATGGACGCAGAAAATTATTCAAAGCTCATAGATTTGGTTTGTCAAAAGTTGCAACCTGAATACCTTATATGTAGCAATAATTCATTGGGGAAAGCGATGGGTGGAAAACTTTCCGTAAAACTGAATGCAGGTTTAATCAGTAATGTTATCGGATATCATTTTATAGATGGTAAACTTCAATTTAAAAAGAGTGTATTTTCAGGAAAAGCATTTGCCTGGTACCAGGCAGAAACATTTCCTTGTATAATTTCGTTATTGCCTCATGCTTTCGGTGTATTGGAGTCGCAAGCTATGAATGTAAATTTGGTTGAAGATTTAAATTATAATTTGGAGCCATCACCTATAATCCATAAAGAGTTAAATCTTGCTAAAGGTAAAACGCCATTGACTGAGGCAGATGTTGTGGTTTCAGGAGGTAGAGGACTTAAAGAAGCCGCTAACTTTAGTATGATCGAAGAGCTTGCAGAATTGCTCAATGCTGGAACTGCTTGTTCACGTCCTGTTGCCGATGCTGGTTGGCGACCACACCATGAACACGTCGGACAAACAGGAACGGCCATTCGACCTAATGTTTATATCGCTGTTGGTATCTCAGGAGCTATTCAACATTTGGCTGGGGTCAATAATTCAAAAAAAATAATTGTTATTAATAAGGATGCAGATGCGCCTTTTTTTAAAGCTGCTGATTATGGTATATGTGGAGACTTGTTTGAAGTAGTACCAAAATTGATAGAAGCTTTGAGAAAATGTAAATAA
- a CDS encoding tetratricopeptide repeat protein yields MNTTNRLQQLLKMLEDDPLNSFLRFAIAKEFENLQEYEKAKEFYLKILDTDPEYTGVYFHLGKIYEQCEDWNKAKEIYQKGIIKAQLTNDLHSVSELKAVLLNLEIEQS; encoded by the coding sequence ATGAACACCACGAACCGTCTGCAACAATTATTAAAAATGCTCGAAGATGATCCTTTAAATTCATTTCTCAGATTTGCAATCGCTAAGGAGTTTGAAAATCTTCAGGAATATGAAAAAGCAAAAGAATTTTACTTAAAAATATTAGACACAGACCCAGAATACACAGGCGTCTATTTCCATCTGGGAAAAATATATGAACAGTGCGAAGATTGGAATAAAGCAAAAGAAATCTATCAAAAAGGTATTATTAAAGCACAGTTAACCAACGATTTACATTCAGTTTCAGAACTCAAAGCCGTGCTTTTAAATCTGGAAATTGAACAATCATAA
- the dapF gene encoding diaminopimelate epimerase, with protein sequence MERMIPFEKYEATGNDFVLFDFFESEWFDINDHALIYNICQPHFGVGADGLLILKPHTSFDFEMLYYNADGNRSSFCGNGSRASVLYMANKQNKKELSFMAMDGPHLGILHNGVVSVQMKDIPNLVNHELGTIIESGSPHLMVEIDNPFESDINTEGQKIRRKFDPDGINVNFLKVEDDFITIATYERGVEAETLACGTGVTAAAYFANRKNNAQGQQTLKIKAKGGFLEVKMLLSGELATDIWLSGPSRKVYSGFYVL encoded by the coding sequence ATGGAACGAATGATTCCCTTTGAAAAATATGAGGCGACAGGAAATGATTTTGTCCTGTTCGATTTCTTTGAGAGTGAGTGGTTTGATATCAATGATCATGCGCTTATTTATAACATTTGCCAGCCACATTTTGGTGTGGGTGCTGATGGTTTATTAATCCTAAAACCCCATACATCATTTGATTTTGAAATGCTTTATTATAATGCAGACGGCAACCGTTCCAGTTTTTGCGGAAATGGCAGCAGAGCCTCAGTGCTTTATATGGCAAACAAACAAAATAAAAAGGAATTAAGTTTTATGGCTATGGATGGTCCTCATCTTGGCATATTACACAATGGGGTAGTTTCTGTTCAAATGAAGGATATCCCAAACCTTGTAAATCATGAATTGGGGACTATCATTGAAAGTGGTTCACCGCATCTAATGGTGGAAATAGATAATCCTTTTGAATCTGATATAAACACGGAAGGCCAAAAAATTCGAAGAAAATTTGATCCTGATGGAATTAATGTAAACTTTCTAAAAGTTGAAGATGATTTTATTACCATCGCAACTTATGAAAGGGGAGTGGAGGCTGAAACTTTAGCTTGTGGTACGGGCGTCACCGCTGCTGCTTATTTTGCCAATCGTAAAAATAATGCTCAAGGCCAACAAACTTTAAAAATTAAAGCCAAAGGTGGATTTTTAGAAGTTAAAATGCTACTTTCCGGTGAATTGGCAACAGACATTTGGTTAAGTGGACCTAGCCGTAAAGTATACAGCGGGTTTTATGTATTATGA
- a CDS encoding trypsin-like peptidase domain-containing protein, with protein sequence MSLKFNLLTILAAVSLSLVSVGVYINYKYPSGIEQNAYFTQRQSLTENLHADLTSGPNQASPFLVQSPPNFVAAAAMATPAVVYIESSVEQDDPLFFMSKRGQATGSGVIISPDGYIVTNNHVVENAQTIRVLLNNNREYVAELIGTDPTTDIALLKLEDANLPYLEFGNSDSSMVGEWVLAVGNPLRLQSTVTAGIISAKARNINILNNQQYRIESFIQTDAAVNPGNSGGALVNTSGKLIGINTAILSQTGRYEGYSFSIPSKLVQKVVWDLKDFGTVQRGLLGVVIEEVNSERAKLYGLDAVEGVFISNTTKNGAADVAGLKPEDIIISINNRTIKTVPELQEIIGRMRPGTKIKIDYWRSSKRISTEAILKNQANTIGMVSTRRDRELLELGMEVRDLTAEEKTQFKTSGVKVLSIYENSIIENTNMAPNYIITSLNGNPIRNTDDLVENIKNADRNVLLNGFYEKYQGKYPYRFNKY encoded by the coding sequence ATGTCGCTTAAATTTAATTTATTAACCATCCTGGCTGCTGTCTCTTTGAGTCTGGTTAGCGTTGGCGTTTACATCAACTATAAGTATCCGTCAGGTATCGAGCAAAATGCATATTTCACGCAAAGACAGTCCCTTACAGAGAATTTGCATGCTGATTTAACCTCAGGGCCAAACCAGGCATCCCCGTTTTTGGTGCAGTCACCTCCCAATTTTGTGGCTGCAGCTGCTATGGCAACTCCCGCTGTGGTTTACATTGAATCCTCTGTGGAACAGGATGATCCTTTATTTTTTATGTCGAAAAGAGGCCAAGCCACAGGATCGGGAGTCATTATTAGCCCTGATGGATATATCGTAACTAATAATCATGTTGTGGAAAATGCTCAAACCATTAGAGTCCTATTAAATAACAACCGGGAATATGTTGCTGAACTGATTGGTACGGATCCTACTACTGACATAGCATTACTAAAGCTCGAAGATGCAAATTTGCCATATCTGGAGTTTGGCAATTCTGATTCAAGCATGGTTGGAGAATGGGTCCTTGCAGTAGGCAATCCTTTGAGATTACAATCAACGGTAACTGCGGGAATCATTTCTGCAAAAGCCAGGAACATCAATATATTAAACAATCAGCAATACCGGATTGAATCTTTTATACAAACTGATGCAGCTGTGAATCCTGGGAATAGCGGCGGGGCATTAGTCAATACTTCTGGAAAGCTTATCGGAATTAACACGGCCATTTTGAGTCAGACAGGCAGATACGAAGGATATTCTTTCTCTATCCCGTCTAAACTCGTTCAAAAAGTGGTTTGGGATCTTAAGGACTTTGGCACGGTGCAACGCGGATTGCTGGGAGTTGTCATTGAAGAAGTAAACAGTGAGCGGGCAAAATTATATGGTTTAGATGCCGTTGAAGGCGTTTTTATAAGTAATACTACAAAAAATGGCGCTGCAGATGTTGCAGGACTAAAACCTGAAGACATCATTATTTCAATCAATAACAGAACCATAAAAACAGTCCCTGAACTACAGGAGATCATCGGCCGAATGAGACCTGGAACCAAAATCAAAATTGATTATTGGAGATCCTCCAAGCGTATATCCACAGAAGCCATCTTGAAAAATCAAGCGAATACCATTGGAATGGTGAGTACCCGAAGAGATCGCGAACTTTTGGAATTGGGAATGGAAGTAAGAGATCTCACAGCTGAAGAGAAAACCCAATTTAAAACAAGCGGAGTAAAAGTGTTGAGTATTTATGAAAACAGCATCATTGAAAATACTAACATGGCACCCAATTATATCATTACATCATTAAATGGCAATCCCATTCGAAATACGGATGATTTGGTGGAAAATATTAAAAACGCTGATCGAAATGTACTGCTCAATGGATTTTATGAAAAATATCAGGGAAAATATCCCTACCGATTTAATAAATATTAA
- a CDS encoding acyl-CoA carboxylase subunit beta: MEHIQSNQNEDQFKLALTKLERILDKIGEGGGIKKLEAQRNDGKLTARERIAYLLDANSPRFEIGALAAYEMYSEYGGCPAAGVIVTLGYIKGKLCIIVANDATVKAGAWFPITGKKNLRAQEIAMENHIPIIYLVDSAGVFLPLQDEIFPDKENFGRIFRNNAILSSKGIPQIAAIMGSCVAGGAYLPIMSDEALIVEKTGSIFLAGPYLVKAAIGEEADQETLGGARTHCEISGVTDYKMKDDKECLDTIKSLVDKINLQKLTNFDLRDARNPARSAEDILKIYPADGLKPYNMGDILDCLVDAESIVYYKKEYGKTVLCAYARIGGYAIGIVANDRRIVKSAKGEMQMGGVIYSDSADKASRFIMNCNQKKIPLLFLHDVTGFMVGTRSEHGGIIKDGAKMVNAVANSTVPKFSIIIGNSYGAGNYAMCGKAYDPRFILAWPSAKIAVMGGSQAAKVLTQIQISSMKAKGEQLTEDDEKKLFDEINDRYTKQTSPYYAAARLWVDAMIDPLHSRDWIIMGIEAAAYGKLKKFNPGIIQT, encoded by the coding sequence ATGGAGCATATACAAAGTAATCAAAACGAAGATCAGTTTAAATTAGCTTTAACAAAACTGGAGCGAATCCTCGACAAAATCGGGGAAGGTGGCGGAATTAAAAAATTAGAGGCTCAAAGAAATGATGGAAAGCTAACAGCCAGAGAGCGCATAGCATATTTATTAGATGCAAACAGCCCCAGATTTGAAATCGGTGCTTTAGCAGCTTATGAAATGTATTCAGAATACGGAGGCTGTCCTGCCGCTGGAGTTATTGTCACATTAGGTTATATTAAAGGTAAATTGTGTATCATCGTTGCTAATGATGCTACCGTAAAAGCCGGAGCATGGTTTCCTATCACCGGCAAAAAAAACCTCAGAGCTCAGGAGATTGCAATGGAGAATCACATTCCAATTATTTATTTGGTCGACAGTGCAGGCGTGTTTTTGCCTTTACAAGATGAAATTTTTCCAGACAAAGAAAATTTTGGAAGAATATTTCGAAACAATGCAATACTATCTTCGAAAGGTATACCTCAGATTGCTGCAATTATGGGTAGTTGTGTCGCAGGTGGAGCTTACCTACCAATTATGTCAGATGAGGCATTAATCGTCGAAAAAACCGGATCCATTTTTTTAGCAGGGCCTTATCTTGTAAAAGCTGCAATTGGCGAAGAGGCAGATCAGGAAACTTTAGGAGGCGCAAGAACACATTGTGAAATTTCTGGAGTCACTGATTATAAAATGAAAGATGATAAAGAATGCCTCGATACTATAAAATCGCTGGTAGATAAAATCAACTTACAGAAACTAACAAATTTTGATTTGCGTGATGCAAGGAATCCGGCTCGATCTGCAGAAGATATTTTGAAAATATATCCTGCTGATGGATTAAAGCCTTACAATATGGGTGACATTCTTGATTGTCTTGTCGACGCTGAGTCAATTGTATATTATAAAAAAGAATATGGCAAAACTGTATTGTGTGCCTACGCTCGTATTGGAGGATATGCCATTGGAATAGTTGCTAATGACCGAAGAATCGTAAAATCGGCTAAAGGTGAAATGCAAATGGGTGGTGTAATTTATTCAGATTCCGCTGATAAAGCAAGCCGTTTCATTATGAACTGCAATCAAAAAAAAATACCACTCCTTTTTTTGCATGATGTCACAGGTTTTATGGTAGGTACCCGCTCGGAACATGGCGGCATTATAAAAGATGGCGCCAAAATGGTGAATGCTGTGGCAAATTCAACGGTCCCTAAATTTTCCATTATCATTGGAAACTCTTATGGTGCAGGAAATTATGCGATGTGTGGAAAAGCGTATGACCCTCGTTTTATCCTAGCCTGGCCAAGTGCTAAGATCGCAGTAATGGGAGGTTCTCAAGCTGCAAAAGTTCTCACTCAAATACAAATAAGTTCAATGAAAGCAAAAGGAGAGCAACTCACAGAAGATGATGAGAAAAAATTGTTTGATGAAATTAACGATAGATATACAAAGCAAACTAGTCCGTATTATGCTGCTGCACGCCTCTGGGTGGATGCAATGATAGATCCCCTGCATTCCCGGGATTGGATCATAATGGGGATTGAAGCTGCCGCTTATGGAAAACTAAAAAAATTCAACCCTGGTATTATACAGACTTAA
- the bshB1 gene encoding bacillithiol biosynthesis deacetylase BshB1, whose amino-acid sequence MIKANTCYLKIKPVDILAIGVHPDDVELSCSGTLLKHMDLGYSVGVLDLTLGELGTRGDATRRTMEAIEASQKMNISFRTQLNLRDGFFKDTEDEILAIIQIIRASMPKLILANALTDRHPDHGRAAKLTSDAVFYAGLAKIITLDENENSQQRWRPKMLAHYVQDFQLEPDFVVDISQYMNAKIELIKCFDSQFFKENTPEPDTPISGHDFFEFIKSKAKVYGRPCNFEYAEAFQLQHYPGVKDIFLGFDLNS is encoded by the coding sequence ATGATAAAAGCAAACACTTGTTATTTAAAAATCAAACCGGTTGATATTTTAGCTATAGGTGTTCATCCGGATGATGTTGAGTTATCTTGTTCGGGTACTTTACTCAAACATATGGACCTTGGGTATTCTGTTGGTGTACTGGATTTAACATTGGGCGAATTGGGAACGCGTGGCGATGCAACGCGGAGAACAATGGAAGCCATCGAAGCGTCCCAAAAAATGAACATTTCCTTCAGAACTCAGTTGAATTTAAGAGATGGATTTTTTAAAGATACGGAAGATGAAATATTAGCAATCATTCAAATCATCCGTGCTAGCATGCCCAAATTAATTCTGGCAAATGCACTCACGGATCGTCACCCGGATCATGGTCGCGCAGCTAAATTAACTTCTGATGCAGTATTTTATGCAGGACTAGCTAAAATCATTACGCTTGATGAAAACGAGAATTCGCAGCAAAGATGGAGGCCCAAAATGCTTGCACATTACGTTCAGGATTTTCAACTTGAGCCTGATTTTGTTGTAGATATCAGCCAATATATGAATGCTAAAATTGAGTTGATAAAATGTTTCGATTCGCAATTTTTTAAAGAAAATACTCCTGAACCTGATACCCCAATTTCAGGTCATGATTTCTTTGAATTCATTAAATCTAAAGCTAAAGTTTACGGTCGACCTTGCAATTTTGAATATGCAGAGGCCTTTCAACTCCAACATTATCCTGGTGTTAAGGATATTTTTTTAGGCTTTGATTTAAATAGCTAA
- a CDS encoding ketoacyl-ACP synthase III, whose product MKAKIAGIGYYVPERVVTNKELEGIMDTTDAWIQERTGIQERRYGVPHVETTTTMGARAAEKAMSDAGITGADVDFIIFATLSPDYYFPGCSVLMQRELKITNCEAGALDIRNQCSGFIYGLSIADQFIKSGQYKNILLVGAEMHSMGLDFTTRGRNVSVIFGDGAGAVILQPTEDENHSLINTVLHADGSYAEELAFINPGSHGGHHSPETDFGYEKKEYGGVFFTQKMWDEQWVFPTMNGQVVFKTAVQKFPEVILEGLQKAGLQTSDIQMLIPHQANLRISQFIQRKLSLPDEKVWNNIQKYGNTTAASIPIAMAEAYEAGKLNKGDLICMAAFGSGFTWGSALMRWAK is encoded by the coding sequence ATGAAAGCAAAAATTGCCGGTATCGGATATTATGTACCAGAAAGAGTTGTGACAAATAAAGAGCTTGAAGGAATTATGGACACAACCGATGCCTGGATTCAGGAAAGGACTGGTATTCAGGAACGACGATATGGAGTACCTCATGTTGAAACCACAACAACGATGGGCGCAAGAGCTGCCGAAAAAGCGATGTCTGATGCTGGGATCACTGGTGCGGATGTAGATTTTATCATTTTTGCGACTTTAAGTCCTGACTATTATTTTCCCGGATGTTCAGTTCTCATGCAAAGAGAACTTAAAATTACAAATTGCGAAGCTGGAGCATTAGATATCAGAAATCAATGCAGTGGTTTTATATATGGTTTATCTATAGCTGATCAATTTATCAAATCCGGTCAATATAAAAACATCCTCTTAGTAGGCGCAGAAATGCATTCTATGGGTCTCGATTTTACAACCAGAGGAAGAAATGTATCAGTCATTTTTGGAGATGGTGCAGGAGCTGTCATCCTACAGCCAACAGAAGATGAGAATCATTCATTGATCAATACTGTGTTGCATGCAGATGGATCTTATGCAGAAGAATTAGCGTTTATTAACCCCGGAAGTCATGGCGGCCACCATTCGCCTGAAACTGATTTTGGTTATGAGAAAAAAGAATACGGGGGCGTATTTTTTACCCAGAAAATGTGGGATGAACAATGGGTATTTCCAACGATGAACGGACAAGTAGTTTTTAAAACTGCAGTGCAAAAATTTCCTGAGGTAATTCTGGAAGGTCTCCAAAAAGCAGGATTGCAAACCTCAGATATTCAAATGCTTATTCCGCACCAGGCTAATTTGAGGATCAGCCAATTTATTCAAAGAAAACTAAGTTTGCCGGATGAAAAAGTGTGGAATAATATTCAAAAATATGGCAATACAACAGCTGCTTCCATACCTATTGCAATGGCTGAAGCCTATGAGGCAGGTAAACTCAATAAAGGCGATTTGATTTGTATGGCTGCTTTTGGTAGTGGTTTTACATGGGGTTCTGCCTTGATGCGATGGGCTAAATAA
- a CDS encoding asparagine synthetase B, with protein MLLLCLLMLSTLSFASFILMPMDLKQSNHLKAYGITYWVIDQGVEAFWLLNYRGGSFVIPNTAEFEKECKTRGVSYQVISASEFIQIKSDIADPEKNEEVIKLEQAPKIAVYTPEFNEKGERIQPWDDAVTLALTYAEIPFEKIYDREIIGGILPKYDWLHLHHEDFTGQYGKFYRGQHTQPWYIENQKRAERLSKELGFEKVSECKLAVVQKIREYVIGGGFMFAMCSATDTYDISLAAAGLDICAVVFDGDAADPHASSKLKFEPTFAFRNFTLIENPMEYEFSSIDNTYQRQVQPENDYFTLFDFSAKWDPIPTMLTQNHTRTVKGFMGQTTAFKKDLIKSDVLLLGENKAADEVRYIHGKNGYGTWTFYSGHDPEDYQHLVGDPPTDLNLHPNSPGYRLILNNILFPAAKKKERKT; from the coding sequence ATGTTGCTATTATGTCTTTTGATGCTATCAACGCTTTCATTTGCATCGTTTATTCTAATGCCTATGGATCTGAAGCAATCAAATCATCTGAAAGCTTATGGGATTACCTATTGGGTCATTGATCAGGGTGTGGAGGCATTTTGGCTTTTAAATTATAGAGGTGGGAGTTTTGTAATTCCAAATACTGCAGAATTTGAAAAAGAATGTAAAACGAGGGGAGTAAGTTATCAGGTCATTTCAGCCTCAGAATTTATCCAAATCAAATCGGATATTGCAGACCCTGAAAAAAATGAGGAAGTTATTAAATTGGAGCAAGCACCTAAAATAGCTGTTTATACTCCGGAGTTCAACGAAAAAGGTGAGCGCATACAACCCTGGGATGATGCAGTCACTTTGGCTTTAACTTATGCTGAAATACCTTTTGAGAAAATTTATGATAGGGAAATTATCGGTGGAATATTACCAAAATATGACTGGTTGCACCTGCATCACGAAGATTTTACAGGGCAATATGGCAAATTTTATAGGGGGCAACATACTCAGCCTTGGTATATAGAAAATCAGAAACGTGCTGAAAGACTTAGTAAGGAATTAGGTTTTGAGAAAGTTAGCGAATGCAAACTAGCGGTAGTTCAAAAAATCAGGGAATATGTAATTGGTGGGGGATTTATGTTTGCGATGTGTTCAGCAACAGATACCTATGATATAAGCTTAGCAGCAGCCGGATTAGATATTTGTGCGGTCGTTTTCGATGGCGATGCTGCGGATCCCCATGCTTCGTCCAAATTAAAATTTGAACCTACATTCGCTTTCCGCAATTTTACTTTGATTGAAAACCCGATGGAATATGAGTTTTCTTCCATTGACAACACTTATCAAAGGCAAGTTCAACCTGAAAATGATTATTTTACTTTGTTTGATTTCTCAGCAAAATGGGATCCAATACCCACTATGTTAACCCAAAATCATACCCGCACTGTAAAGGGATTTATGGGTCAAACTACTGCATTCAAAAAAGACCTCATCAAATCTGATGTCCTGTTGCTTGGAGAAAATAAAGCAGCTGATGAGGTACGTTACATTCATGGCAAAAACGGATATGGCACATGGACATTCTATTCAGGTCACGATCCTGAAGATTATCAACACCTTGTCGGGGATCCTCCAACTGATTTAAATTTGCATCCTAATTCTCCTGGCTACAGACTCATTTTAAATAATATATTATTTCCAGCAGCAAAAAAGAAAGAGCGAAAAACTTAA
- a CDS encoding ComEC/Rec2 family competence protein: MIPDQLSGIYDVVIKNNTQYLNRNLYTGIISYQRVPVKLQITDGNKQLPPEVLFGDTVKMQLNLIKIQETPSRYIKPFDRYLMQNQIYLKANTIDSTFSVRQMSKWSTIRSAQVISYYFKTQFEQHTQFPLTAQLLTGLLLGDKSSMEKSIKEAFRIGGISHILAVSGMHLGIFYFILVYFFKQLRKIGIPISYRFEILTVLLIIWIYTLITGLGVAVCRSALMLSLFQISRLFKRNTQPINILFAGASILVFIHPGNLEDIGFQLSCFALLGIFWLSKFTQRILLPSTRLGQFMWSTISVSLGVQLIITPICLYHFHTFPLYFLLTNLIWAPITPVLMLSGILICCINPISHHLTYHLMYLTEFIVRVGLKALQIINDFPYASLEHNWFEATDCILYFAVLFVFYKYLSTHQLKYGMLMFFIQALGSIQYLTREVSTFKSSELIIIPNKFKAEFLLLESGKCYKSKLKNPSLDLYLKRKYINEFRIIKSELVLQYLKSKYAVAIQDSSYQKLISTHQNSFGQIELFPLDESSK, from the coding sequence ATGATTCCAGATCAGTTATCGGGAATTTATGATGTTGTCATAAAAAACAATACTCAATATTTGAACCGCAATTTATATACTGGAATTATAAGTTATCAAAGAGTTCCAGTAAAATTGCAAATCACTGATGGGAATAAACAACTTCCACCAGAAGTTCTTTTCGGTGATACTGTAAAAATGCAACTCAATTTAATAAAAATACAAGAAACTCCAAGCCGCTACATAAAGCCATTCGACCGATACTTAATGCAAAATCAAATTTACTTAAAAGCAAACACAATTGATAGTACTTTTTCAGTTCGCCAAATGAGCAAATGGTCAACTATTCGAAGCGCTCAAGTTATTTCTTATTATTTTAAAACCCAATTTGAACAACACACACAATTTCCCCTGACTGCACAGCTCTTAACGGGATTGCTACTAGGTGACAAATCTTCCATGGAAAAGAGCATAAAAGAAGCTTTTAGAATAGGTGGAATATCACATATACTAGCTGTTTCTGGAATGCATCTGGGAATTTTTTATTTCATACTCGTTTACTTCTTTAAGCAACTTCGCAAGATTGGAATACCGATTTCCTACAGATTTGAAATACTCACTGTTTTGTTGATTATTTGGATATACACATTGATCACTGGCCTTGGCGTTGCAGTTTGCAGATCTGCGTTAATGTTAAGCTTATTCCAAATTTCAAGGCTATTTAAGCGGAATACGCAACCCATCAACATACTGTTTGCCGGAGCAAGTATATTAGTTTTCATCCACCCAGGAAACCTAGAAGATATTGGGTTTCAGTTATCCTGCTTTGCATTATTGGGCATTTTTTGGCTCTCCAAATTTACGCAACGGATCCTATTACCTTCAACGCGCCTCGGCCAATTTATGTGGTCGACTATTTCTGTATCGCTGGGAGTTCAGCTCATCATTACCCCAATATGTTTATATCATTTTCATACTTTTCCTTTATATTTTTTATTGACAAATTTGATATGGGCTCCTATTACTCCTGTGCTCATGTTAAGCGGGATTCTCATTTGTTGTATAAATCCGATCAGTCATCATCTCACATACCATCTCATGTACTTAACGGAATTCATTGTGCGTGTGGGACTGAAAGCACTTCAGATCATCAACGATTTCCCTTATGCAAGTTTAGAACATAACTGGTTTGAAGCCACAGATTGCATTTTATACTTTGCGGTTTTATTCGTTTTTTACAAGTACTTAAGCACTCATCAACTAAAATACGGCATGCTTATGTTCTTCATTCAAGCGCTAGGATCCATTCAATATCTGACAAGAGAAGTAAGCACATTTAAAAGTTCAGAACTGATTATCATCCCAAATAAGTTTAAAGCAGAATTTCTATTATTGGAATCAGGGAAATGTTATAAGAGCAAATTAAAAAATCCATCATTAGATCTTTATTTAAAACGAAAATATATAAATGAATTCCGGATCATAAAATCAGAACTTGTTTTGCAATATTTAAAAAGCAAATATGCAGTTGCCATCCAAGATAGTAGCTATCAAAAACTGATCAGCACTCATCAAAATTCTTTTGGGCAAATCGAATTATTTCCATTAGATGAATCCTCCAAGTAA